A single Thunnus thynnus chromosome 6, fThuThy2.1, whole genome shotgun sequence DNA region contains:
- the tead3a gene encoding transcriptional enhancer factor TEF-5 isoform X4, with protein MYGRNELIARYIKLRTGKTRTRKQVSSHLQVLAKRKSREIQSKLKAMNLDQVSKDKALQTVANLSSAQIVSASVMKPQTPFPPPVRFWPGPVPGQPGHSQDIKPFAQPPYTTLPAPVPTPISYEPLSPHRPAAIAAPVWQDRTIASAKLRLLEYSAFLETQRDRETYKHLFVHIGPSNPGYSDPVLESIDVRQIYDKFSEKKGGLKELYEKGPHNAFFLVKFWADLSSDAEEGSGAFYGVSSQYSGTENITISVSTKVCSFGKQVVEKVETEYAHMEGGKYVFRIHRSPMCEYMINFIHKLKHLPEKYMMNSVLENFTILQVVSNRETQETLLCIAFVFEVSTSEHGAQYHVYRLVND; from the exons GTCGAAATGAGCTGATAGCTCGCTATATCAAGCTACGAACAGGAAAGACACGCACACGCAAACAG GTCTCTAGTCACCTGCAAGTCTTGGCCAAGAGAAAGTCTCGTGAGATTCAGTCTAAGCTCAAG GCCATGAACTTG GACCAGGTTTCCAAAGACAAAGCACTGCAGACAGTAGCCAACCTCTCATCAGCTCAGATCGTGTCTGCTAGTGTAATGAAACCCCAGACTCCCTTCCCTCCACCAGTCAGG TTTTGGCCCGGCCCCGTGCCAGGACAGCCTGGACATTCTCAGGA catcAAGCCCTTTGCACAGCCTCCATACACTACACTACCAGCCCCTGTCCCCACACCCATCA GTTATGAGCCCCTGTCTCCCCATCGCCCTGCAGCTATAGCAGCTCCCGTGTGGCAAGACAGAACCATCGCCTCAGCAAAACTACGGCTACTGGAGTACTCTGCTTTCTTGGAgactcagagagacagagagacg TATAAACACCTTTTCGTGCACATTGGCCCATCAAACCCGGGCTACAGTGATCCTGTGTTGGAGTCGATAGATGTGAGACAGATTTATGACAAATTCTCTGAAAAGAAAGGAGGCCTGAAGGAGCTGTACGAAAAAGGACCGCACAACGCATTCTTCCTTGTCAAGTTCTGG GCGGATCTGAGCAGTGACGCTGAGGAGGGCTCCGGTGCGTTCTACGGTGTGAGCAGCCAGTACAGTGGAACAGAAAACATCACCATCAGCGTCTCAACAAAGGTCTGCTCCTTTGGGAAACAGGTGGTGGAGAAGGTCGAG ACAGAATATGCACATATGGAGGGAGGAAAGTATGTGTTCCGTATCCATCGTTCACCCATGTGTGAATATATGATCAACTTCATCCACAAACTCAAACACCTGCCAGAGAAATACATGATGAACAGTGTACTGGAGAACTTCACCATCCTACAG GTGGTGTCCAACAGAGAAACTCAGGAGACTCTGCTGTGCATCGCCTTTGTGTTTGAAGTGTCCACCAGTGAACACGGAGCACAGTACCACGTTTATCGACTAGTTAACGACTAG
- the tead3a gene encoding transcriptional enhancer factor TEF-5 isoform X3: MYGRNELIARYIKLRTGKTRTRKQVSSHIQVLARKRVREYQASIKAMNLDQVSKDKALQTVANLSSAQIVSASVMKPQTPFPPPVRFWPGPVPGQPGHSQDIKPFAQPPYTTLPAPVPTPISYEPLSPHRPAAIAAPVWQDRTIASAKLRLLEYSAFLETQRDRETYKHLFVHIGPSNPGYSDPVLESIDVRQIYDKFSEKKGGLKELYEKGPHNAFFLVKFWADLSSDAEEGSGAFYGVSSQYSGTENITISVSTKVCSFGKQVVEKVETEYAHMEGGKYVFRIHRSPMCEYMINFIHKLKHLPEKYMMNSVLENFTILQVVSNRETQETLLCIAFVFEVSTSEHGAQYHVYRLVND, from the exons GTCGAAATGAGCTGATAGCTCGCTATATCAAGCTACGAACAGGAAAGACACGCACACGCAAACAG GTGTCTAGTCACATTCAGGTTCTGGCACGTAAGAGGGTACGAGAATATCAGGCGAGCATCAAG GCCATGAACTTG GACCAGGTTTCCAAAGACAAAGCACTGCAGACAGTAGCCAACCTCTCATCAGCTCAGATCGTGTCTGCTAGTGTAATGAAACCCCAGACTCCCTTCCCTCCACCAGTCAGG TTTTGGCCCGGCCCCGTGCCAGGACAGCCTGGACATTCTCAGGA catcAAGCCCTTTGCACAGCCTCCATACACTACACTACCAGCCCCTGTCCCCACACCCATCA GTTATGAGCCCCTGTCTCCCCATCGCCCTGCAGCTATAGCAGCTCCCGTGTGGCAAGACAGAACCATCGCCTCAGCAAAACTACGGCTACTGGAGTACTCTGCTTTCTTGGAgactcagagagacagagagacg TATAAACACCTTTTCGTGCACATTGGCCCATCAAACCCGGGCTACAGTGATCCTGTGTTGGAGTCGATAGATGTGAGACAGATTTATGACAAATTCTCTGAAAAGAAAGGAGGCCTGAAGGAGCTGTACGAAAAAGGACCGCACAACGCATTCTTCCTTGTCAAGTTCTGG GCGGATCTGAGCAGTGACGCTGAGGAGGGCTCCGGTGCGTTCTACGGTGTGAGCAGCCAGTACAGTGGAACAGAAAACATCACCATCAGCGTCTCAACAAAGGTCTGCTCCTTTGGGAAACAGGTGGTGGAGAAGGTCGAG ACAGAATATGCACATATGGAGGGAGGAAAGTATGTGTTCCGTATCCATCGTTCACCCATGTGTGAATATATGATCAACTTCATCCACAAACTCAAACACCTGCCAGAGAAATACATGATGAACAGTGTACTGGAGAACTTCACCATCCTACAG GTGGTGTCCAACAGAGAAACTCAGGAGACTCTGCTGTGCATCGCCTTTGTGTTTGAAGTGTCCACCAGTGAACACGGAGCACAGTACCACGTTTATCGACTAGTTAACGACTAG
- the tead3a gene encoding transcriptional enhancer factor TEF-5 isoform X2 produces MYGRNELIARYIKLRTGKTRTRKQVSSHIQVLARKRVREYQASIKVSSHLQVLAKRKSREIQSKLKDQVSKDKALQTVANLSSAQIVSASVMKPQTPFPPPVRFWPGPVPGQPGHSQDIKPFAQPPYTTLPAPVPTPISYEPLSPHRPAAIAAPVWQDRTIASAKLRLLEYSAFLETQRDRETYKHLFVHIGPSNPGYSDPVLESIDVRQIYDKFSEKKGGLKELYEKGPHNAFFLVKFWADLSSDAEEGSGAFYGVSSQYSGTENITISVSTKVCSFGKQVVEKVETEYAHMEGGKYVFRIHRSPMCEYMINFIHKLKHLPEKYMMNSVLENFTILQVVSNRETQETLLCIAFVFEVSTSEHGAQYHVYRLVND; encoded by the exons GTCGAAATGAGCTGATAGCTCGCTATATCAAGCTACGAACAGGAAAGACACGCACACGCAAACAG GTGTCTAGTCACATTCAGGTTCTGGCACGTAAGAGGGTACGAGAATATCAGGCGAGCATCAAG GTCTCTAGTCACCTGCAAGTCTTGGCCAAGAGAAAGTCTCGTGAGATTCAGTCTAAGCTCAAG GACCAGGTTTCCAAAGACAAAGCACTGCAGACAGTAGCCAACCTCTCATCAGCTCAGATCGTGTCTGCTAGTGTAATGAAACCCCAGACTCCCTTCCCTCCACCAGTCAGG TTTTGGCCCGGCCCCGTGCCAGGACAGCCTGGACATTCTCAGGA catcAAGCCCTTTGCACAGCCTCCATACACTACACTACCAGCCCCTGTCCCCACACCCATCA GTTATGAGCCCCTGTCTCCCCATCGCCCTGCAGCTATAGCAGCTCCCGTGTGGCAAGACAGAACCATCGCCTCAGCAAAACTACGGCTACTGGAGTACTCTGCTTTCTTGGAgactcagagagacagagagacg TATAAACACCTTTTCGTGCACATTGGCCCATCAAACCCGGGCTACAGTGATCCTGTGTTGGAGTCGATAGATGTGAGACAGATTTATGACAAATTCTCTGAAAAGAAAGGAGGCCTGAAGGAGCTGTACGAAAAAGGACCGCACAACGCATTCTTCCTTGTCAAGTTCTGG GCGGATCTGAGCAGTGACGCTGAGGAGGGCTCCGGTGCGTTCTACGGTGTGAGCAGCCAGTACAGTGGAACAGAAAACATCACCATCAGCGTCTCAACAAAGGTCTGCTCCTTTGGGAAACAGGTGGTGGAGAAGGTCGAG ACAGAATATGCACATATGGAGGGAGGAAAGTATGTGTTCCGTATCCATCGTTCACCCATGTGTGAATATATGATCAACTTCATCCACAAACTCAAACACCTGCCAGAGAAATACATGATGAACAGTGTACTGGAGAACTTCACCATCCTACAG GTGGTGTCCAACAGAGAAACTCAGGAGACTCTGCTGTGCATCGCCTTTGTGTTTGAAGTGTCCACCAGTGAACACGGAGCACAGTACCACGTTTATCGACTAGTTAACGACTAG
- the tead3a gene encoding transcriptional enhancer factor TEF-5 isoform X6, translating to MYGRNELIARYIKLRTGKTRTRKQVSSHLQVLAKRKSREIQSKLKDQVSKDKALQTVANLSSAQIVSASVMKPQTPFPPPVRFWPGPVPGQPGHSQDIKPFAQPPYTTLPAPVPTPISYEPLSPHRPAAIAAPVWQDRTIASAKLRLLEYSAFLETQRDRETYKHLFVHIGPSNPGYSDPVLESIDVRQIYDKFSEKKGGLKELYEKGPHNAFFLVKFWADLSSDAEEGSGAFYGVSSQYSGTENITISVSTKVCSFGKQVVEKVETEYAHMEGGKYVFRIHRSPMCEYMINFIHKLKHLPEKYMMNSVLENFTILQVVSNRETQETLLCIAFVFEVSTSEHGAQYHVYRLVND from the exons GTCGAAATGAGCTGATAGCTCGCTATATCAAGCTACGAACAGGAAAGACACGCACACGCAAACAG GTCTCTAGTCACCTGCAAGTCTTGGCCAAGAGAAAGTCTCGTGAGATTCAGTCTAAGCTCAAG GACCAGGTTTCCAAAGACAAAGCACTGCAGACAGTAGCCAACCTCTCATCAGCTCAGATCGTGTCTGCTAGTGTAATGAAACCCCAGACTCCCTTCCCTCCACCAGTCAGG TTTTGGCCCGGCCCCGTGCCAGGACAGCCTGGACATTCTCAGGA catcAAGCCCTTTGCACAGCCTCCATACACTACACTACCAGCCCCTGTCCCCACACCCATCA GTTATGAGCCCCTGTCTCCCCATCGCCCTGCAGCTATAGCAGCTCCCGTGTGGCAAGACAGAACCATCGCCTCAGCAAAACTACGGCTACTGGAGTACTCTGCTTTCTTGGAgactcagagagacagagagacg TATAAACACCTTTTCGTGCACATTGGCCCATCAAACCCGGGCTACAGTGATCCTGTGTTGGAGTCGATAGATGTGAGACAGATTTATGACAAATTCTCTGAAAAGAAAGGAGGCCTGAAGGAGCTGTACGAAAAAGGACCGCACAACGCATTCTTCCTTGTCAAGTTCTGG GCGGATCTGAGCAGTGACGCTGAGGAGGGCTCCGGTGCGTTCTACGGTGTGAGCAGCCAGTACAGTGGAACAGAAAACATCACCATCAGCGTCTCAACAAAGGTCTGCTCCTTTGGGAAACAGGTGGTGGAGAAGGTCGAG ACAGAATATGCACATATGGAGGGAGGAAAGTATGTGTTCCGTATCCATCGTTCACCCATGTGTGAATATATGATCAACTTCATCCACAAACTCAAACACCTGCCAGAGAAATACATGATGAACAGTGTACTGGAGAACTTCACCATCCTACAG GTGGTGTCCAACAGAGAAACTCAGGAGACTCTGCTGTGCATCGCCTTTGTGTTTGAAGTGTCCACCAGTGAACACGGAGCACAGTACCACGTTTATCGACTAGTTAACGACTAG
- the tead3a gene encoding transcriptional enhancer factor TEF-5 isoform X1, translated as MYGRNELIARYIKLRTGKTRTRKQVSSHIQVLARKRVREYQASIKVSSHLQVLAKRKSREIQSKLKAMNLDQVSKDKALQTVANLSSAQIVSASVMKPQTPFPPPVRFWPGPVPGQPGHSQDIKPFAQPPYTTLPAPVPTPISYEPLSPHRPAAIAAPVWQDRTIASAKLRLLEYSAFLETQRDRETYKHLFVHIGPSNPGYSDPVLESIDVRQIYDKFSEKKGGLKELYEKGPHNAFFLVKFWADLSSDAEEGSGAFYGVSSQYSGTENITISVSTKVCSFGKQVVEKVETEYAHMEGGKYVFRIHRSPMCEYMINFIHKLKHLPEKYMMNSVLENFTILQVVSNRETQETLLCIAFVFEVSTSEHGAQYHVYRLVND; from the exons GTCGAAATGAGCTGATAGCTCGCTATATCAAGCTACGAACAGGAAAGACACGCACACGCAAACAG GTGTCTAGTCACATTCAGGTTCTGGCACGTAAGAGGGTACGAGAATATCAGGCGAGCATCAAG GTCTCTAGTCACCTGCAAGTCTTGGCCAAGAGAAAGTCTCGTGAGATTCAGTCTAAGCTCAAG GCCATGAACTTG GACCAGGTTTCCAAAGACAAAGCACTGCAGACAGTAGCCAACCTCTCATCAGCTCAGATCGTGTCTGCTAGTGTAATGAAACCCCAGACTCCCTTCCCTCCACCAGTCAGG TTTTGGCCCGGCCCCGTGCCAGGACAGCCTGGACATTCTCAGGA catcAAGCCCTTTGCACAGCCTCCATACACTACACTACCAGCCCCTGTCCCCACACCCATCA GTTATGAGCCCCTGTCTCCCCATCGCCCTGCAGCTATAGCAGCTCCCGTGTGGCAAGACAGAACCATCGCCTCAGCAAAACTACGGCTACTGGAGTACTCTGCTTTCTTGGAgactcagagagacagagagacg TATAAACACCTTTTCGTGCACATTGGCCCATCAAACCCGGGCTACAGTGATCCTGTGTTGGAGTCGATAGATGTGAGACAGATTTATGACAAATTCTCTGAAAAGAAAGGAGGCCTGAAGGAGCTGTACGAAAAAGGACCGCACAACGCATTCTTCCTTGTCAAGTTCTGG GCGGATCTGAGCAGTGACGCTGAGGAGGGCTCCGGTGCGTTCTACGGTGTGAGCAGCCAGTACAGTGGAACAGAAAACATCACCATCAGCGTCTCAACAAAGGTCTGCTCCTTTGGGAAACAGGTGGTGGAGAAGGTCGAG ACAGAATATGCACATATGGAGGGAGGAAAGTATGTGTTCCGTATCCATCGTTCACCCATGTGTGAATATATGATCAACTTCATCCACAAACTCAAACACCTGCCAGAGAAATACATGATGAACAGTGTACTGGAGAACTTCACCATCCTACAG GTGGTGTCCAACAGAGAAACTCAGGAGACTCTGCTGTGCATCGCCTTTGTGTTTGAAGTGTCCACCAGTGAACACGGAGCACAGTACCACGTTTATCGACTAGTTAACGACTAG
- the tead3a gene encoding transcriptional enhancer factor TEF-5 isoform X5 translates to MYGRNELIARYIKLRTGKTRTRKQVSSHIQVLARKRVREYQASIKDQVSKDKALQTVANLSSAQIVSASVMKPQTPFPPPVRFWPGPVPGQPGHSQDIKPFAQPPYTTLPAPVPTPISYEPLSPHRPAAIAAPVWQDRTIASAKLRLLEYSAFLETQRDRETYKHLFVHIGPSNPGYSDPVLESIDVRQIYDKFSEKKGGLKELYEKGPHNAFFLVKFWADLSSDAEEGSGAFYGVSSQYSGTENITISVSTKVCSFGKQVVEKVETEYAHMEGGKYVFRIHRSPMCEYMINFIHKLKHLPEKYMMNSVLENFTILQVVSNRETQETLLCIAFVFEVSTSEHGAQYHVYRLVND, encoded by the exons GTCGAAATGAGCTGATAGCTCGCTATATCAAGCTACGAACAGGAAAGACACGCACACGCAAACAG GTGTCTAGTCACATTCAGGTTCTGGCACGTAAGAGGGTACGAGAATATCAGGCGAGCATCAAG GACCAGGTTTCCAAAGACAAAGCACTGCAGACAGTAGCCAACCTCTCATCAGCTCAGATCGTGTCTGCTAGTGTAATGAAACCCCAGACTCCCTTCCCTCCACCAGTCAGG TTTTGGCCCGGCCCCGTGCCAGGACAGCCTGGACATTCTCAGGA catcAAGCCCTTTGCACAGCCTCCATACACTACACTACCAGCCCCTGTCCCCACACCCATCA GTTATGAGCCCCTGTCTCCCCATCGCCCTGCAGCTATAGCAGCTCCCGTGTGGCAAGACAGAACCATCGCCTCAGCAAAACTACGGCTACTGGAGTACTCTGCTTTCTTGGAgactcagagagacagagagacg TATAAACACCTTTTCGTGCACATTGGCCCATCAAACCCGGGCTACAGTGATCCTGTGTTGGAGTCGATAGATGTGAGACAGATTTATGACAAATTCTCTGAAAAGAAAGGAGGCCTGAAGGAGCTGTACGAAAAAGGACCGCACAACGCATTCTTCCTTGTCAAGTTCTGG GCGGATCTGAGCAGTGACGCTGAGGAGGGCTCCGGTGCGTTCTACGGTGTGAGCAGCCAGTACAGTGGAACAGAAAACATCACCATCAGCGTCTCAACAAAGGTCTGCTCCTTTGGGAAACAGGTGGTGGAGAAGGTCGAG ACAGAATATGCACATATGGAGGGAGGAAAGTATGTGTTCCGTATCCATCGTTCACCCATGTGTGAATATATGATCAACTTCATCCACAAACTCAAACACCTGCCAGAGAAATACATGATGAACAGTGTACTGGAGAACTTCACCATCCTACAG GTGGTGTCCAACAGAGAAACTCAGGAGACTCTGCTGTGCATCGCCTTTGTGTTTGAAGTGTCCACCAGTGAACACGGAGCACAGTACCACGTTTATCGACTAGTTAACGACTAG